One Xyrauchen texanus isolate HMW12.3.18 chromosome 2, RBS_HiC_50CHRs, whole genome shotgun sequence genomic window carries:
- the si:ch211-107p11.3 gene encoding GT1 domain-containing protein isoform X3 produces the protein MMAKQRAAYFSTAELQLIMEGYDEVRHLIKTKGNTVAAAKVRQDAWRKIAAKLNASNPMGPKRTWLQVKVKYKNILQGVNKRRAAMKKTEKIILPTKEEDTPVEELVPESDVEGPVIKSIVGSCCSDPGDVACCSTYVKVTEHGLTLLQPPILSEEEEDSEPVEDVKTLYKKYLQAEISNRRQEMAYRALKMRKVEKEIELLDKKLAADP, from the exons ATGATGGCCAAACAGCGTGCGGCTTATTTCAGCACTGCTGAACTACAGCTTATAATGGAAGGATATGATGAAGTAAGACATTTAATAAAAACCAAAGGGAACACTGTAGCGGCCGCAAAAGTCCGACAGGATGCCTGGCGCAAAATAGCTGCCAAGTTAAATGC ATCCAACCCTATGGGACCTAAAAGGACGTGGCTGCAAGTGAAGGTGAAATACAAGAACATCCTTCAAGGTG TCAACAAGAGAAGGGCTGCAATGAAAAAGACGGAGAAGATTATACTCCCAACAAAAGAGGAGGACACACCTGTAGAAGAGCTGGTCCCTGAGAGTGATGTGGAGGGCCCTGTCATTAAGAGTATTGTTGGGAGCTGCTGCTCTGATCCAGGAGATGTGGCTTGCTGCAGCACTTATGTCAAAG TGACTGAACATGGATTGACCCTGCTTCAGCCACCTATATTatcagaggaagaggaggacTCC GAACCTGTGGAAGATGTTAAGACCCTGTATAAGAAGTATCTCCAAGCAGAGATCTCCAACAGGAGGCAAGAAATGGCATACAGGGCCTTAAAAATGCGGAAAGTAGAGAAGGAGATAGAGTTGTTGGACAAAAAATTGGCA gctGATCCTTGA
- the LOC127659021 gene encoding tetraspanin-18-like isoform X2 yields MGQGEASARGTRMEGDCLSCIKYLMFIFNFFIFLGGAFLLGVGIWVLVDPTGFREIVAANPLLFTGVYAILIMGGMLFLLGFLGCCGAIQENKCVLLFFFMLILIIFLAELAVAILAFIFREHLTRDYFTKELKKHYQGSNSTDVFTSTWNAFMTTFDCCGVNSAEDFDDQSLFRRLNTSRLVPEVCCQRNDLMMSKEECLKGIMPIRNKGCYSAVVDYFETYIYMAGALAIVVLTIELFAMVFAMCLFKGIQ; encoded by the exons GGCCAGGGAGAGGCATCAGCAAGAGGCACAAGGATGGAGGGGGACTGTCTCAGTTGCATCAAGTACCTCATGTTCATCTTCAACTTCTTCATTTTT CTCGGAGGAGCATTCCTGCTTGGGGTGGGTATCTGGGTGCTGGTCGATCCAACAGGTTTCCGGGAGATTGTGGCAGCCAACCCACTACTGTTCACTGGTGTCTATGCAATTTTGATCATGGGCGGGATGCTGTTCCTCCTTGGCTTTCTGGGCTGCTGTGGAGCCATACAGGAAAACAAATGTGTTCTACTGTTT TTCTTCATGCTTATACTCATCATATTCCTGGCAGAGCTAGCAGTGGCCATTCTAGCCTTCATATTCCGCGAGCAT CTCACCAGAGATTACTTCACCAAGGAGTTGAAGAAACATTACCAAGGCAGCAATAGCACTGATGTATTTACCTCCACATGGAATGCCTTTATGACCACA TTTGATTGTTGTGGGGTGAACAGTGCAGAGGACTTTGATGATCAGAGCCTCTTCAGACGGCTGAACACTAGCAGACTGGTGCCGGAGGTCTGTTGCCAGAGGAATGATCTGATGATGAGCAAGGAGGAGTGTCTTAAGGGAATCATGCCAATCCGTAACAAG GGCTGTTACTCAGCGGTGGTCGACTATTTTGAGACGTACATCTATATGGCTGGAGCTCTTGCTATTGTAGTGCTGACTATTGAA cTCTTTGCCATGGTGTTTGCTATGTGTTTGTTTAAAGGAATTCAGTAA
- the LOC127659021 gene encoding tetraspanin-18-like isoform X1 — MCLQGQGEASARGTRMEGDCLSCIKYLMFIFNFFIFLGGAFLLGVGIWVLVDPTGFREIVAANPLLFTGVYAILIMGGMLFLLGFLGCCGAIQENKCVLLFFFMLILIIFLAELAVAILAFIFREHLTRDYFTKELKKHYQGSNSTDVFTSTWNAFMTTFDCCGVNSAEDFDDQSLFRRLNTSRLVPEVCCQRNDLMMSKEECLKGIMPIRNKGCYSAVVDYFETYIYMAGALAIVVLTIELFAMVFAMCLFKGIQ, encoded by the exons ATGTGTCTTCAGGGCCAGGGAGAGGCATCAGCAAGAGGCACAAGGATGGAGGGGGACTGTCTCAGTTGCATCAAGTACCTCATGTTCATCTTCAACTTCTTCATTTTT CTCGGAGGAGCATTCCTGCTTGGGGTGGGTATCTGGGTGCTGGTCGATCCAACAGGTTTCCGGGAGATTGTGGCAGCCAACCCACTACTGTTCACTGGTGTCTATGCAATTTTGATCATGGGCGGGATGCTGTTCCTCCTTGGCTTTCTGGGCTGCTGTGGAGCCATACAGGAAAACAAATGTGTTCTACTGTTT TTCTTCATGCTTATACTCATCATATTCCTGGCAGAGCTAGCAGTGGCCATTCTAGCCTTCATATTCCGCGAGCAT CTCACCAGAGATTACTTCACCAAGGAGTTGAAGAAACATTACCAAGGCAGCAATAGCACTGATGTATTTACCTCCACATGGAATGCCTTTATGACCACA TTTGATTGTTGTGGGGTGAACAGTGCAGAGGACTTTGATGATCAGAGCCTCTTCAGACGGCTGAACACTAGCAGACTGGTGCCGGAGGTCTGTTGCCAGAGGAATGATCTGATGATGAGCAAGGAGGAGTGTCTTAAGGGAATCATGCCAATCCGTAACAAG GGCTGTTACTCAGCGGTGGTCGACTATTTTGAGACGTACATCTATATGGCTGGAGCTCTTGCTATTGTAGTGCTGACTATTGAA cTCTTTGCCATGGTGTTTGCTATGTGTTTGTTTAAAGGAATTCAGTAA
- the si:ch211-107p11.3 gene encoding GT1 domain-containing protein isoform X1, which yields MMAKQRAAYFSTAELQLIMEGYDEVRHLIKTKGNTVAAAKVRQDAWRKIAAKLNASNPMGPKRTWLQVKVKYKNILQGVNKRRAAMKKTEKIILPTKEEDTPVEELVPESDVEGPVIKSIVGSCCSDPGDVACCSTYVKVTEHGLTLLQPPILSEEEEDSEPVEDVKTLYKKYLQAEISNRRQEMAYRALKMRKVEKEIELLDKKLAVSVTF from the exons ATGATGGCCAAACAGCGTGCGGCTTATTTCAGCACTGCTGAACTACAGCTTATAATGGAAGGATATGATGAAGTAAGACATTTAATAAAAACCAAAGGGAACACTGTAGCGGCCGCAAAAGTCCGACAGGATGCCTGGCGCAAAATAGCTGCCAAGTTAAATGC ATCCAACCCTATGGGACCTAAAAGGACGTGGCTGCAAGTGAAGGTGAAATACAAGAACATCCTTCAAGGTG TCAACAAGAGAAGGGCTGCAATGAAAAAGACGGAGAAGATTATACTCCCAACAAAAGAGGAGGACACACCTGTAGAAGAGCTGGTCCCTGAGAGTGATGTGGAGGGCCCTGTCATTAAGAGTATTGTTGGGAGCTGCTGCTCTGATCCAGGAGATGTGGCTTGCTGCAGCACTTATGTCAAAG TGACTGAACATGGATTGACCCTGCTTCAGCCACCTATATTatcagaggaagaggaggacTCC GAACCTGTGGAAGATGTTAAGACCCTGTATAAGAAGTATCTCCAAGCAGAGATCTCCAACAGGAGGCAAGAAATGGCATACAGGGCCTTAAAAATGCGGAAAGTAGAGAAGGAGATAGAGTTGTTGGACAAAAAATTGGCAGTAAGTGTGACATTTTGA
- the si:ch211-107p11.3 gene encoding GT1 domain-containing protein isoform X2 → MMAKQRAAYFSTAELQLIMEGYDEVRHLIKTKGNTVAAAKVRQDAWRKIAAKLNASNPMGPKRTWLQVKVKYKNILQVNKRRAAMKKTEKIILPTKEEDTPVEELVPESDVEGPVIKSIVGSCCSDPGDVACCSTYVKVTEHGLTLLQPPILSEEEEDSEPVEDVKTLYKKYLQAEISNRRQEMAYRALKMRKVEKEIELLDKKLAVSVTF, encoded by the exons ATGATGGCCAAACAGCGTGCGGCTTATTTCAGCACTGCTGAACTACAGCTTATAATGGAAGGATATGATGAAGTAAGACATTTAATAAAAACCAAAGGGAACACTGTAGCGGCCGCAAAAGTCCGACAGGATGCCTGGCGCAAAATAGCTGCCAAGTTAAATGC ATCCAACCCTATGGGACCTAAAAGGACGTGGCTGCAAGTGAAGGTGAAATACAAGAACATCCTTCAAG TCAACAAGAGAAGGGCTGCAATGAAAAAGACGGAGAAGATTATACTCCCAACAAAAGAGGAGGACACACCTGTAGAAGAGCTGGTCCCTGAGAGTGATGTGGAGGGCCCTGTCATTAAGAGTATTGTTGGGAGCTGCTGCTCTGATCCAGGAGATGTGGCTTGCTGCAGCACTTATGTCAAAG TGACTGAACATGGATTGACCCTGCTTCAGCCACCTATATTatcagaggaagaggaggacTCC GAACCTGTGGAAGATGTTAAGACCCTGTATAAGAAGTATCTCCAAGCAGAGATCTCCAACAGGAGGCAAGAAATGGCATACAGGGCCTTAAAAATGCGGAAAGTAGAGAAGGAGATAGAGTTGTTGGACAAAAAATTGGCAGTAAGTGTGACATTTTGA
- the LOC127659021 gene encoding tetraspanin-18-like isoform X3, producing the protein MEGDCLSCIKYLMFIFNFFIFLGGAFLLGVGIWVLVDPTGFREIVAANPLLFTGVYAILIMGGMLFLLGFLGCCGAIQENKCVLLFFFMLILIIFLAELAVAILAFIFREHLTRDYFTKELKKHYQGSNSTDVFTSTWNAFMTTFDCCGVNSAEDFDDQSLFRRLNTSRLVPEVCCQRNDLMMSKEECLKGIMPIRNKGCYSAVVDYFETYIYMAGALAIVVLTIELFAMVFAMCLFKGIQ; encoded by the exons ATGGAGGGGGACTGTCTCAGTTGCATCAAGTACCTCATGTTCATCTTCAACTTCTTCATTTTT CTCGGAGGAGCATTCCTGCTTGGGGTGGGTATCTGGGTGCTGGTCGATCCAACAGGTTTCCGGGAGATTGTGGCAGCCAACCCACTACTGTTCACTGGTGTCTATGCAATTTTGATCATGGGCGGGATGCTGTTCCTCCTTGGCTTTCTGGGCTGCTGTGGAGCCATACAGGAAAACAAATGTGTTCTACTGTTT TTCTTCATGCTTATACTCATCATATTCCTGGCAGAGCTAGCAGTGGCCATTCTAGCCTTCATATTCCGCGAGCAT CTCACCAGAGATTACTTCACCAAGGAGTTGAAGAAACATTACCAAGGCAGCAATAGCACTGATGTATTTACCTCCACATGGAATGCCTTTATGACCACA TTTGATTGTTGTGGGGTGAACAGTGCAGAGGACTTTGATGATCAGAGCCTCTTCAGACGGCTGAACACTAGCAGACTGGTGCCGGAGGTCTGTTGCCAGAGGAATGATCTGATGATGAGCAAGGAGGAGTGTCTTAAGGGAATCATGCCAATCCGTAACAAG GGCTGTTACTCAGCGGTGGTCGACTATTTTGAGACGTACATCTATATGGCTGGAGCTCTTGCTATTGTAGTGCTGACTATTGAA cTCTTTGCCATGGTGTTTGCTATGTGTTTGTTTAAAGGAATTCAGTAA